A single genomic interval of Methanomassiliicoccus sp. harbors:
- a CDS encoding methyltransferase: MEYRKEIDIQECELVYPPKEDTFLLLECLTLIPGEKVLEMGCGTGLISCHIAAAGGDLTAADINPWAVECTRHNLQRNRLQGKVVESDLFLNVKDGFDLLVFNPPYLAAEDEGMLEKAWAGGATGLDVLAPFLERVGEHLLPEGRILLLLSSEMELEGLDVLLSRFTHRRLGTRRYFFEELWVEELRVP; this comes from the coding sequence ATGGAATACCGAAAGGAGATCGATATCCAGGAATGCGAGTTGGTGTACCCTCCCAAGGAGGATACCTTCCTGCTGCTGGAATGCTTGACCCTCATTCCAGGGGAGAAGGTCCTGGAGATGGGTTGCGGGACCGGACTGATCTCTTGTCACATCGCTGCTGCCGGGGGTGACCTTACGGCGGCGGACATCAACCCCTGGGCCGTGGAATGTACGAGGCATAACCTCCAGCGGAACCGCCTGCAGGGGAAGGTGGTGGAGAGCGACCTGTTCCTGAACGTGAAGGACGGGTTCGATCTCCTGGTGTTCAACCCACCATATCTGGCAGCAGAGGACGAGGGCATGCTGGAAAAGGCATGGGCCGGAGGAGCGACCGGGCTAGATGTGCTTGCACCCTTCCTGGAGAGGGTTGGGGAGCATCTTCTCCCGGAGGGCCGTATCCTTCTTCTGCTGTCATCGGAGATGGAGCTCGAAGGACTGGATGTCCTGCTCTCAAGGTTCACCCACCGTCGACTGGGCACCCGCCGATACTTCTTCGAGGAGCTGTGGGTCGAGGAGCTGAGGGTGCCGTAA
- a CDS encoding rhomboid family intramembrane serine protease — translation MEPTSLVIVGIIVIALAVASLKRFDLSHVIVLSNLGIFFIILFSNKFLIFNDLAMQPQDIGNGTAVYTVFTSMFVHYDFAHVIGNMLFLFFLGNPLETRIGKGRFALVYFVSGIVGSMMAALYFIIIEPAPAIFMMGASGAISGVVGTFLVLYPRDEIPMFVGPIFLPRVPIWVSALSWVILGIFLVLLLPSNVSWQAHLGGFIAGMLIGLVLGRRVEVEIRKESAPRDYSKLEALATTPQLKNALENIRDEAHKDVREVWLEYFAEHSQCPKCGGKMKYRKDHLICQCGEVIEIW, via the coding sequence ATGGAACCCACCTCCCTCGTGATCGTTGGCATTATCGTGATCGCCCTGGCGGTGGCATCTCTAAAGAGGTTCGACCTCTCCCATGTTATCGTCCTCAGTAACCTGGGCATATTCTTCATCATCCTGTTCTCCAACAAGTTCCTGATATTCAACGATCTGGCGATGCAGCCTCAGGACATCGGGAACGGGACAGCCGTATATACCGTATTCACCAGCATGTTCGTGCACTACGATTTCGCTCATGTCATCGGCAACATGCTCTTCCTGTTCTTCTTGGGCAATCCACTGGAGACCAGGATCGGAAAGGGAAGGTTCGCCCTCGTCTACTTCGTATCCGGGATAGTGGGCTCAATGATGGCGGCGCTTTACTTCATAATCATCGAGCCCGCCCCAGCGATCTTCATGATGGGGGCCTCAGGGGCCATCTCGGGCGTCGTAGGCACCTTCCTGGTCCTATATCCCCGCGACGAGATACCGATGTTCGTCGGACCCATATTCCTGCCCCGTGTGCCCATCTGGGTATCGGCCTTGAGCTGGGTAATCCTGGGCATATTCCTGGTATTGCTCCTGCCCAGCAACGTGTCCTGGCAGGCCCATCTTGGGGGCTTCATAGCGGGGATGCTCATCGGCCTGGTCCTGGGCCGCAGGGTCGAGGTGGAGATAAGGAAGGAGAGCGCTCCCAGGGACTACTCTAAGCTTGAGGCCTTGGCCACCACCCCTCAACTGAAGAACGCCCTGGAGAATATCAGGGACGAGGCCCATAAGGACGTCCGCGAAGTGTGGCTGGAGTATTTTGCAGAACATTCACAGTGCCCTAAATGCGGAGGCAAGATGAAGTACCGTAAGGACCACCTCATCTGCCAGTGCGGGGAGGTGATAGAGATATGGTGA